In Brevibacillus brevis NBRC 100599, a single genomic region encodes these proteins:
- a CDS encoding NADH:flavin oxidoreductase/NADH oxidase — translation MALLSTPFQFKGLSLKNRIVMPPMCQYSVDAHDGTPTDWHFVHYVSRAVGGTGLIIVEMTDVEPDGRISNGDLGLWSDEQIPAYARIVSEVHKYGAKIGIQIAHAGRKAEDAEVPVSSSAIAFPGGRYKTPRALTTEEVKQMVVKFQDSARRAVEAGFDTIEIHGAHGYLVHQFHSPLTNQRDDEYGRDKALFGVEIIQAIKEVIPADMPLIMRVSAVEYVDGGYGLDYSTELCRRYKEAGVDIFHISSGGEGPIGSAGRPGVHPGYQVPLARAIKQALDVPVIAVGNLDDPQVAEASIGNGDTDLVAVGRGMLRDPYWALHAIHELSADELQPPKQYSRAF, via the coding sequence GGAACACCAACGGACTGGCATTTTGTTCATTACGTTTCTCGTGCAGTAGGCGGAACAGGTCTGATCATCGTGGAAATGACCGATGTCGAGCCGGATGGCAGAATTTCCAACGGCGATTTGGGCTTGTGGTCTGACGAGCAGATTCCGGCGTATGCGCGGATCGTCTCCGAGGTTCATAAGTATGGGGCTAAAATTGGCATACAGATTGCTCATGCGGGCCGCAAAGCGGAAGACGCAGAAGTGCCTGTATCATCGTCCGCGATTGCTTTCCCAGGGGGACGCTACAAAACGCCACGGGCGTTGACGACAGAAGAGGTCAAACAAATGGTCGTCAAGTTCCAGGACTCAGCGAGACGTGCGGTGGAAGCAGGGTTTGATACCATTGAAATCCACGGTGCGCACGGATATTTGGTTCACCAGTTCCACTCTCCTTTGACAAATCAGCGAGATGATGAGTACGGGCGGGATAAAGCGCTGTTTGGCGTAGAAATTATTCAGGCAATCAAAGAGGTCATTCCAGCTGACATGCCGCTGATCATGCGCGTCTCAGCGGTTGAGTACGTAGATGGTGGATATGGGCTGGATTACAGCACGGAGCTGTGCCGACGTTACAAGGAAGCAGGCGTGGATATTTTCCATATATCCAGCGGCGGGGAAGGTCCAATTGGTTCAGCAGGCCGTCCAGGTGTTCATCCTGGCTATCAAGTACCATTGGCACGCGCGATTAAGCAGGCACTGGATGTCCCAGTCATTGCAGTCGGCAACCTCGATGATCCACAAGTGGCGGAAGCGTCGATTGGCAATGGTGATACGGATTTGGTAGCAGTCGGTCGCGGCATGCTGCGAGATCCTTATTGGGCACTGCATGCGATTCATGAGCTGTCGGCGGATGAGCTGCAGCCACCGAAGCAATATTCAAGAGCGTTTTAA
- a CDS encoding TetR/AcrR family transcriptional regulator, giving the protein MSSSKSLTSSEKLMIAAIDLIAERGYNGVTTQEIATMAGLSEKTLFRHFGSKRNLLESAFDRFHYTEGLTKLFAEKLTWNLREDLLLISRTYHEMMNRNRKMILISIKDEAHLPGFRERTQKHPQQLMVLFTDYFKEMGKKGKMIQTNPEAQATAFMVMNFGAFLNDLDGTSNFSGVSLDAFIEESVEVFARGLTP; this is encoded by the coding sequence ATGAGCAGCAGCAAAAGTCTTACAAGTAGCGAAAAACTGATGATAGCCGCAATCGATCTCATAGCGGAAAGAGGCTACAACGGCGTAACTACGCAAGAAATTGCCACTATGGCAGGATTGAGCGAGAAGACGTTATTTCGTCACTTCGGCAGCAAACGGAATTTGCTGGAGAGTGCCTTTGACCGTTTTCATTACACGGAAGGACTGACAAAGCTTTTCGCGGAGAAGCTTACGTGGAATTTGCGTGAGGATTTGCTTTTAATCAGCCGAACGTATCACGAAATGATGAACCGCAATCGGAAAATGATTTTGATTAGCATAAAGGATGAGGCCCATTTGCCCGGATTCCGTGAGCGGACCCAAAAGCACCCGCAACAGTTAATGGTACTTTTTACAGATTACTTCAAAGAGATGGGCAAAAAAGGCAAGATGATCCAAACGAATCCCGAGGCACAGGCAACTGCTTTTATGGTCATGAATTTCGGGGCGTTTTTGAACGATCTGGATGGCACTAGCAATTTTTCAGGGGTATCCCTAGATGCATTTATCGAAGAGAGTGTAGAGGTTTTCGCTAGGGGATTGACTCCCTAG
- a CDS encoding MFS transporter, with protein sequence MEATKTQQNRDILIRILMFTLVISSMSALVFNIALPQISKEFGLSIAQVSWLSTAYGLLYAIGTVTYGKLADRYKLKNLLTFGLLVFTAGSFFGLVSDSFAMALFGRCLQAVGAAVIPATAMLIPLRYFPPESRGSVLGRTAVGLALGGALGPVVAALIVSFAHWRWLFSIPLLILLTLPFYRKYLEDEEIASGGKFDWVGGSLLAISVTSLLLGVTNGSWWFALGSLVTLLLFVLRIRSVADPFVQPKVFANKPYTIGILMAFLINGMGISLYYLSPLLLAQVQQLSTSWIGFVMVPAAIASALLGRVGGKLADRRGNVFLYFVASSLLIGCFGLLSTFTSASVIGIALFLILGNVGQSFMQISMANSISRTLTKEQAGVGMGIFSMLSFISMGIASAVYSKVIDLGATTIWNPLNPYTSGLIYSNIYWMMTLMHVCLMVFYYFQFGKAKRQSLLADS encoded by the coding sequence ATGGAAGCGACAAAAACGCAGCAAAACAGGGACATATTAATCCGAATCTTGATGTTTACCTTGGTCATATCCTCCATGAGTGCCTTGGTGTTTAACATTGCACTCCCCCAAATTAGCAAGGAGTTTGGTTTGAGCATAGCGCAAGTGAGCTGGCTATCGACCGCATATGGATTGTTATACGCGATCGGAACCGTGACGTATGGCAAGCTGGCGGATCGATACAAGCTCAAGAATTTGCTGACGTTTGGACTCTTGGTGTTTACGGCTGGTTCGTTTTTCGGTTTGGTCTCCGATTCTTTTGCGATGGCTCTCTTCGGAAGATGCTTGCAGGCAGTAGGGGCGGCTGTCATTCCGGCCACTGCGATGCTGATTCCTTTGCGATACTTCCCGCCGGAGAGCAGGGGTTCTGTTTTAGGAAGAACGGCAGTAGGATTGGCTCTTGGCGGTGCACTCGGTCCTGTGGTCGCGGCGTTAATCGTCAGCTTTGCCCATTGGCGTTGGCTGTTTTCCATCCCGCTCCTGATCTTGCTTACGCTGCCGTTTTACCGTAAATATTTGGAGGATGAAGAGATCGCGTCTGGTGGGAAGTTTGATTGGGTGGGTGGCTCCTTACTGGCGATCAGCGTGACGTCACTGCTTTTGGGAGTAACGAATGGATCCTGGTGGTTTGCATTGGGCAGCTTGGTTACTTTGCTTCTGTTCGTTTTACGAATTCGTTCGGTAGCTGATCCGTTTGTACAGCCGAAGGTTTTTGCCAACAAGCCGTATACAATCGGGATTTTGATGGCATTTCTCATAAATGGAATGGGAATATCGCTTTATTACCTCAGTCCGCTGCTCTTGGCCCAGGTGCAGCAGCTATCGACGAGCTGGATCGGCTTTGTGATGGTTCCAGCGGCTATCGCTTCGGCTTTGCTTGGTCGTGTGGGAGGGAAGCTCGCGGACAGGCGGGGGAATGTTTTTCTGTATTTCGTTGCGTCTAGCTTACTGATTGGCTGCTTTGGCTTGCTGTCTACTTTCACTAGCGCCTCGGTTATAGGCATTGCGCTCTTCTTAATACTGGGTAACGTGGGACAGTCTTTTATGCAAATCTCGATGGCGAACTCGATCTCGAGGACGTTGACGAAGGAGCAAGCGGGAGTAGGCATGGGAATCTTCTCGATGCTGAGCTTCATTTCCATGGGGATTGCGTCTGCGGTATACAGTAAGGTGATCGATCTTGGCGCGACTACCATTTGGAACCCGTTAAATCCTTATACGAGCGGTCTCATTTACAGCAATATTTATTGGATGATGACCCTGATGCACGTGTGTCTTATGGTCTTCTACTACTTTCAGTTCGGTAAGGCTAAGAGACAAAGCCTTCTGGCGGATAGCTGA
- a CDS encoding PLP-dependent aminotransferase family protein, with the protein MRELSAIRFTEGEPLFIQIYHFIKDEILRNQITYEEFLPSIRSCAQSLAVSKNTVEVAYQLLVSEGYVTSIPKKGYQVTYKAGLPSRRHVTEREDSSIPQIRYDFRYGNIELGTFPFHPWNKLRNKLISYHQRTYMVEGLAQGEYILRKELSKLLHETRGVLATPEQIIIGATPQQLVSIVVQLLDREKHVIGVENPGYDGARNTFLNGGYRVHGISLDADGVSIEELRQSGASVMYVSPSQQFINKMRMPLEKRNQLTLWAQSLSHFYLVEDDYEWEFKYQESYIPSIQSLSPQKVVYIGRLSKALLPLINVSYVVLPYELLSRFHQRVPEYDQPVSRLDQLTLAAYLSDGYWHRHLQHMRKNYGEKREVFLQAVARYMDGRVEIEGKDTGLHVFLTVKSQCTEAELMERAYQKGVKVYGTARYWLHDTREQPTVLLGYGALTPDDIQEGIRLLASAWFE; encoded by the coding sequence GTGCGAGAGCTTTCGGCCATTCGTTTTACAGAGGGAGAGCCATTGTTCATCCAAATCTATCACTTTATCAAAGACGAAATATTGCGTAACCAAATTACGTATGAAGAGTTTCTCCCCTCGATCAGAAGCTGTGCGCAATCGCTTGCTGTCAGCAAAAACACGGTGGAAGTTGCTTATCAGCTACTGGTATCGGAAGGGTACGTCACTAGCATTCCGAAAAAAGGATATCAGGTGACGTACAAGGCAGGACTTCCTTCCAGGCGGCATGTAACAGAACGAGAAGACTCTAGTATACCGCAGATTCGCTATGACTTTCGCTATGGCAACATCGAATTGGGGACATTCCCTTTTCATCCGTGGAATAAGCTGCGCAACAAGCTTATTTCCTACCATCAGCGCACGTATATGGTGGAGGGGCTGGCTCAGGGAGAGTACATCTTGCGAAAAGAACTCTCGAAATTGCTGCATGAAACAAGAGGAGTCCTCGCCACGCCGGAGCAGATCATTATTGGAGCCACCCCGCAACAGTTGGTGTCGATTGTCGTCCAGCTTCTGGACAGAGAGAAGCATGTGATCGGCGTAGAAAATCCGGGCTATGATGGTGCGAGAAATACGTTTCTCAACGGTGGCTACCGGGTACACGGTATTTCCTTGGACGCAGATGGTGTATCGATCGAAGAACTGAGACAAAGCGGGGCAAGCGTCATGTACGTGAGTCCTTCCCAGCAATTCATCAACAAAATGAGGATGCCTCTGGAGAAAAGAAACCAATTGACTCTGTGGGCGCAATCCTTATCGCATTTTTATTTGGTGGAGGATGATTACGAATGGGAGTTCAAATATCAAGAGAGCTACATCCCTTCGATCCAGAGTCTGTCTCCCCAAAAGGTTGTTTACATTGGGCGGCTCTCCAAAGCATTACTGCCGCTCATAAACGTCAGCTACGTCGTCCTTCCTTACGAGCTGTTATCGCGTTTTCACCAGCGCGTGCCTGAATACGATCAGCCTGTTTCCCGTTTGGACCAGTTGACGCTAGCGGCGTATTTGTCCGATGGCTATTGGCATAGGCATTTGCAGCACATGCGAAAAAACTACGGGGAGAAGCGAGAGGTGTTTCTTCAAGCAGTCGCGCGTTACATGGATGGACGTGTGGAAATAGAAGGGAAGGATACGGGGCTGCATGTATTTTTGACCGTAAAAAGTCAGTGTACAGAAGCGGAACTCATGGAACGTGCCTATCAAAAAGGCGTAAAAGTCTACGGAACTGCCCGATACTGGCTCCATGATACAAGGGAGCAGCCGACGGTATTGCTAGGGTACGGAGCATTGACCCCCGACGATATTCAGGAGGGCATTCGCTTGTTGGCTAGCGCCTGGTTCGAGTAA
- a CDS encoding HAD-IIB family hydrolase, which yields MKFIFDLDGTICFKGQPISTNILDSLLALEQAGHTVGFASARPCRDMLPVLDERFANHLLIGANGAMTHHRGSLQGSMPIPDRLAHEIISILDDYRAQYFIDDSWNYAHNCVSAHPFLSYIDPNRTASRVDVDQLNAVLKILILSCDRYEELVARIRELDVTLHYHSAEGILDLTYRGVNKWAALNRFDVAGEPFICFGNDMNDLPLFEKAHHSVLVGEYEPLLALAKEKIAMDDYVEQSIIAKLRELGERYELALP from the coding sequence ATGAAATTTATTTTTGATCTGGACGGGACGATCTGCTTCAAGGGTCAGCCGATCTCAACGAACATTTTGGATAGCCTGCTTGCACTCGAACAGGCGGGACATACTGTAGGTTTCGCCTCCGCAAGACCGTGCCGTGACATGTTGCCTGTCCTCGATGAGCGGTTTGCCAACCATCTCCTCATTGGCGCGAATGGAGCGATGACACATCACCGAGGGAGCTTGCAGGGCAGCATGCCAATCCCGGATCGTTTGGCACATGAAATCATCAGCATTCTCGATGATTATCGCGCGCAGTATTTCATCGATGACTCGTGGAATTACGCACATAATTGTGTGTCGGCACATCCTTTTTTGAGCTATATCGATCCCAATCGGACAGCCAGCCGTGTGGACGTGGATCAACTGAATGCCGTGCTGAAAATCCTGATTTTATCGTGTGACCGCTATGAAGAATTGGTGGCGAGAATCAGGGAACTCGACGTTACGCTGCATTACCATTCCGCAGAAGGCATTCTCGACCTTACTTATCGGGGAGTGAATAAATGGGCTGCCCTGAATCGGTTCGATGTGGCAGGGGAGCCGTTCATTTGCTTTGGCAATGACATGAATGATTTACCGCTGTTTGAAAAAGCGCATCATTCCGTATTGGTTGGCGAGTATGAACCGCTGCTTGCATTAGCGAAGGAAAAAATCGCCATGGATGATTATGTAGAGCAATCCATTATTGCAAAATTGCGAGAGTTGGGCGAGAGGTATGAGTTAGCTCTTCCGTAA
- a CDS encoding M24 family metallopeptidase, producing the protein MNPLLEKRHQALREAETKAEFLFTTIEEKGIIRSGVTEKEINKEIYELAFQLFGIKKYWHKRIVRAGKNTLYPYRESPPNLTVAPEDIVFLDFGPIFEDWEADLGRTYVLGNDPVKQKLRDDIEKAWDEGKAYFLSKPDITSSELFAYMCELAKAYGWEYGGPHAGHLIGEFPHEKIQGDDIVNYIHPDNHKPMREPDHNGHPRDWILEVHFVDREREIGGFVEKLLTVE; encoded by the coding sequence ATGAATCCCTTATTGGAGAAGAGACATCAGGCACTGCGCGAAGCAGAGACCAAAGCTGAGTTTTTATTTACAACCATCGAAGAAAAGGGCATTATTCGTAGCGGTGTGACGGAAAAAGAGATCAACAAGGAGATTTACGAGCTGGCCTTTCAATTGTTCGGGATCAAAAAATATTGGCATAAGCGGATTGTGCGAGCGGGCAAAAACACGCTGTATCCCTACAGAGAAAGCCCACCGAATTTGACTGTCGCTCCCGAAGATATTGTCTTTCTCGATTTCGGGCCCATTTTTGAGGACTGGGAAGCTGATCTTGGTCGGACGTATGTGCTTGGAAATGATCCGGTAAAACAAAAGCTGCGCGACGATATTGAAAAAGCGTGGGACGAGGGCAAGGCTTACTTTTTGTCCAAGCCGGATATTACGAGCAGCGAGCTGTTTGCCTACATGTGCGAGCTCGCCAAAGCATACGGTTGGGAGTACGGCGGCCCACACGCAGGTCATCTCATCGGCGAATTCCCGCATGAAAAAATTCAAGGGGATGATATCGTCAACTATATTCACCCAGACAATCACAAGCCGATGAGAGAGCCGGACCATAACGGGCACCCGCGCGATTGGATTTTGGAGGTTCATTTTGTTGATCGGGAACGGGAAATCGGGGGATTTGTGGAGAAGCTGTTGACGGTGGAGTAA
- a CDS encoding ABC transporter permease, giving the protein MKQLGSLLLAEIIKEHRHSFHSKMIYFSLLVWPVINFVTAYYSFAPFQMGADSPLARFISYEQLPLFLLTGYLGYIFYWCLVQSSWQMSFERQAGTMEMIFISPVNRLAFLYGRSLSSLIEGVWLFFCFVLLALFFVDGIQLSGWWAPPLAFLILLVSAIVWGGFLCVLFLFSRDASFLYTVLDEPMLIFSGVRLPPMAFPVWAKVISFCFPLTYALQLIRELLMEGATLQAMLPSMGLLAAVLLVLVTATVVLLKLAEKHMKKTGNMVMY; this is encoded by the coding sequence ATGAAACAGCTGGGTAGCCTGCTTTTGGCAGAAATCATCAAGGAGCATCGCCATTCGTTTCACAGCAAAATGATCTACTTCTCGCTCTTGGTCTGGCCTGTCATTAATTTCGTGACCGCGTATTATTCATTTGCCCCGTTCCAGATGGGAGCGGATTCCCCTCTAGCCCGGTTCATCAGCTACGAGCAGTTGCCGTTGTTCCTGTTGACTGGCTATCTAGGCTACATTTTTTATTGGTGCCTGGTGCAGTCGTCCTGGCAAATGAGCTTTGAACGGCAAGCGGGAACCATGGAAATGATCTTCATCAGTCCGGTCAACCGGCTCGCTTTTCTGTATGGGCGTTCGCTTTCCTCGCTGATCGAGGGAGTCTGGCTGTTCTTTTGTTTTGTCCTGTTAGCCTTGTTTTTTGTCGATGGCATTCAATTGAGTGGCTGGTGGGCACCTCCACTCGCCTTCCTCATTTTGCTGGTATCGGCCATCGTCTGGGGCGGCTTTCTCTGTGTGCTCTTTCTGTTTTCACGCGACGCGAGCTTTCTGTACACCGTCCTGGATGAGCCGATGCTAATCTTTTCTGGTGTCCGTCTGCCCCCGATGGCCTTTCCGGTTTGGGCCAAGGTCATTTCCTTTTGCTTTCCCCTGACCTACGCGCTTCAGTTGATTCGCGAGCTGCTGATGGAGGGAGCAACATTACAAGCAATGCTGCCGAGTATGGGACTTCTCGCCGCTGTCTTGCTGGTGCTGGTGACGGCGACTGTCGTGTTGTTGAAGCTGGCGGAGAAGCATATGAAAAAGACGGGGAACATGGTGATGTATTAA
- a CDS encoding ABC transporter ATP-binding protein: MLIAENLRKVYRVKEKKGWFRQQWTEVEAVADLSFRMVPGKIIGLLGINGAGKTTTIKMCSTLLTPTSGTITVDGYDAVKDDRFVKAKVNMIAGGERMLYWRLTGRENLQYFGSLYGLQGHELRNRIDSLLLQVGLYEAANTPVERYSKGMKQRLQIARGLINDPRYLFLDEPTLGLDAPIARQLRKHVSELASQHGKAILLTSHYIHEVEELCDEVYIIDKGRLVAHDTPEHLIKSLHLDTALQVVIPSLSDSLDYDLRQLAQDYDGSREIAETDEQTWEVTLRGKTDMTTPLLSLLAAHQSPVLHLSTQQPSLEDVILHMADRRGA, encoded by the coding sequence ATGCTGATCGCAGAGAATTTACGGAAGGTATACCGGGTGAAGGAGAAAAAAGGCTGGTTTCGCCAGCAATGGACAGAGGTCGAGGCAGTTGCTGATCTCTCTTTTCGAATGGTACCCGGCAAAATTATTGGATTGTTAGGCATTAATGGTGCAGGAAAAACAACAACGATCAAGATGTGCTCCACACTGCTCACCCCAACCAGTGGCACGATCACGGTAGACGGATATGACGCGGTAAAAGACGATCGGTTCGTCAAAGCCAAGGTCAATATGATCGCAGGGGGAGAACGCATGCTGTACTGGCGGCTGACAGGGCGGGAAAACCTGCAATATTTCGGAAGTCTATACGGTTTGCAAGGGCATGAACTGCGTAATCGGATCGATTCATTGCTCTTGCAGGTTGGCCTGTATGAGGCTGCCAACACCCCTGTCGAGCGCTATTCCAAAGGTATGAAGCAACGACTGCAAATTGCCCGCGGCCTGATCAATGATCCGCGTTACCTGTTCCTGGACGAACCGACTCTCGGCTTGGACGCCCCCATCGCCCGGCAGCTTCGCAAGCATGTAAGTGAGCTCGCTTCTCAGCATGGAAAAGCCATTCTGCTGACCAGCCACTACATTCATGAGGTAGAAGAGCTTTGCGACGAGGTATACATCATCGATAAAGGAAGACTCGTGGCGCATGATACACCGGAGCACCTGATCAAATCGCTCCACCTGGATACAGCCTTACAGGTAGTGATCCCCTCTCTCTCCGACTCGCTCGATTACGATCTGCGCCAGCTGGCTCAAGATTACGACGGCTCGCGTGAAATCGCAGAAACAGACGAGCAGACCTGGGAAGTGACATTACGGGGAAAAACGGATATGACAACTCCGCTGCTTTCCCTCTTGGCTGCTCACCAATCCCCCGTCTTGCATCTCTCCACCCAACAGCCATCATTGGAGGACGTTATCCTGCACATGGCAGATCGGAGGGGGGCATGA
- a CDS encoding ABC transporter permease, translating to MFHVAKATFIRNTRVMIRAYPWSFVIGHIFSGVYTVLFAFFAYHYVFAGQLDENFAHLAGSSDYLSYAILGGAFYAFAVSTLMNVSRSLITELREGTLEAVLLTPSLRRGYFLGNVAQQLMRTLFEFSVIVLVGALFGLTLSQTNVWSAVLVWILSTGAFFCQALVLGSLMLWFRDTYITQNTLFAVMAFVSGVTFPIPYLPEWVQPLGLIMPLAPALDAFRQCVIQGAPLHAVSPQLFHMTALSLVYLVMGVWGIRRMEKRVMESIFG from the coding sequence GTGTTTCATGTCGCCAAAGCTACCTTTATCCGCAACACCCGCGTAATGATTCGTGCCTATCCGTGGTCGTTTGTCATCGGCCACATTTTTTCCGGGGTGTATACGGTGCTGTTTGCCTTCTTCGCCTATCACTATGTGTTTGCCGGGCAGTTGGACGAAAATTTCGCACATCTCGCCGGCTCTTCCGATTACTTGTCGTACGCCATCCTCGGCGGAGCTTTTTATGCGTTTGCCGTCTCTACCTTGATGAATGTCAGCCGCTCACTCATTACGGAGCTTCGGGAAGGGACCCTGGAGGCCGTTTTGCTCACCCCTTCCTTGCGCAGGGGGTACTTTTTGGGGAATGTCGCCCAACAGCTCATGCGTACTTTGTTTGAATTTTCGGTGATTGTACTGGTAGGGGCGTTGTTTGGGCTCACCCTCTCTCAAACAAATGTATGGAGCGCCGTCCTAGTCTGGATATTGTCTACAGGAGCTTTCTTTTGCCAGGCACTCGTTTTGGGCAGTCTCATGCTGTGGTTCCGCGATACGTACATCACACAAAACACGCTGTTTGCTGTGATGGCCTTTGTCAGTGGGGTGACGTTTCCGATTCCGTATTTGCCTGAATGGGTGCAACCACTCGGTCTCATCATGCCGCTCGCGCCTGCACTGGATGCTTTTCGGCAATGCGTGATTCAAGGAGCGCCGCTGCATGCTGTTTCCCCACAGCTGTTTCATATGACAGCCTTGTCTCTCGTCTATCTCGTCATGGGGGTGTGGGGCATACGTCGGATGGAAAAACGCGTTATGGAATCGATTTTCGGATAA
- a CDS encoding ArsR/SmtB family transcription factor, which yields MQDLPDWLRKHLHVAYIPGYEFFLSLHVLAKPEHHTSRLHWAEELLTALPAPLLKKLHYFSSMSNQFLDAMDFLAPWEECFEHSVEAALERVQAMDAGEFAQLMIGPVYHPRQLHTWMQGRTDEIFEELKPEHREFLRHPLSTKRSFLEFCYDYLPFFQKEERRIEPWLVRAVHEAQEQIKLDPIPFLSQVHPRLKVHENFLQFHKAKTYTFGYSELARVHLRVSTFVAPHLLLGIYDDHISVCLSVDVPGTRATSVIPADFISKMKVFSDPTRTAILKSLLAHPYCTQQLADLHNISEPAVNKHLNLLVDTGFIWSERRGRYVFYRAIASRLEQLAVDLHEFIDMPVPGLVSPPASSHPPERRK from the coding sequence GTGCAAGATTTGCCTGACTGGCTGCGTAAGCATCTTCATGTCGCATACATACCCGGCTATGAGTTTTTCTTAAGTCTCCACGTGCTTGCAAAGCCAGAGCATCACACCTCCCGCTTGCATTGGGCGGAGGAGTTGCTCACTGCTTTACCTGCCCCGCTCTTGAAAAAGCTTCACTATTTTAGCTCCATGTCCAATCAGTTTCTCGATGCCATGGACTTCTTAGCGCCTTGGGAGGAGTGCTTTGAGCATTCTGTTGAGGCCGCGTTGGAGCGTGTACAGGCGATGGATGCTGGCGAGTTTGCCCAACTCATGATTGGTCCCGTCTATCATCCCAGACAACTTCACACTTGGATGCAAGGACGTACAGACGAGATTTTTGAAGAGCTGAAACCAGAGCATCGGGAGTTTTTGCGCCATCCGCTCTCGACCAAGCGAAGCTTTCTGGAGTTTTGCTACGACTATCTGCCTTTTTTCCAGAAAGAAGAACGGCGGATTGAACCGTGGCTCGTCCGCGCCGTACATGAGGCACAAGAGCAGATCAAGCTGGATCCGATTCCGTTTTTGTCGCAGGTTCACCCGCGCTTGAAGGTGCACGAGAACTTCTTGCAATTTCATAAGGCAAAAACGTACACATTTGGCTATTCGGAGCTGGCCCGTGTCCATTTACGTGTCTCTACTTTTGTCGCGCCGCATTTGTTGCTCGGCATTTACGACGACCATATCTCTGTGTGCTTATCCGTAGACGTTCCCGGCACCAGAGCCACCTCGGTGATTCCCGCTGACTTCATCAGCAAAATGAAGGTGTTCAGCGACCCGACACGGACTGCGATTCTCAAATCATTGTTGGCTCATCCTTACTGCACGCAGCAGTTGGCTGACCTGCACAACATCAGTGAGCCTGCCGTCAACAAACACTTGAATCTGTTGGTAGACACAGGTTTTATCTGGAGTGAACGGCGGGGACGGTATGTGTTTTACCGCGCGATTGCATCACGGCTGGAACAACTCGCCGTCGATCTGCATGAGTTCATCGATATGCCTGTTCCCGGACTTGTCTCTCCACCTGCTTCATCACATCCCCCAGAACGGAGGAAATAA